The Camelina sativa cultivar DH55 chromosome 14, Cs, whole genome shotgun sequence genome includes a window with the following:
- the LOC104740289 gene encoding vacuolar fusion protein CCZ1 homolog isoform X1, which produces MVSVSSANESLRLCVFDLRRGQTEGQELDKILFFYPADLDLSTQLSVIGLSEGLITFTRLFSPETACEVIEAEGHSHVFYEPEPDIWMVMVVEKNKETGAIWRIDALRRVLKEVHSLFVMFHGSIRALIEKEPTGELTRSQLYPFFTDYLSTFQKLSRSEFCCCDLFVGKKLQLPTFRETLRERGTVQMLTLARDTALEVQSLVQVLDSCAGSLRCHSMILFQDLLVSTTLSADDTVNLFTFAVMRLTSKALSSDANSWSYLRKGHGSSEISNRSTLAPFGSIDSLPSGNGNNMHHVIRPLQNDKWRKGKDGFLITDIWGLETGGSPDSAIPTIWLQQTQERVYLLAYQHKSLTLLLLMPTNAIVNGDLNVSAVKQQVIEDASLRILKIEEKISRGWGGENTYHIKGYRYLVVDNDMEVSRASPSGKVATLAKESLLALNKLREEVDLEKSLAKRQEKDMEICIRAKNNAWVIARVTRGKELYMALEKGSGTLLETTNAVGRFSNRFCSGAFLMD; this is translated from the exons ATGGTGTCCGTGAGCTCTGCTAATGAAAGCCTTCGACTTTGCGTGTTTGATCTGAGGAGAGGTCAAACCGAAGGACAAGAGCTAGAcaagattttgttcttttatccTGCCGACTTAGACTTATCCACGCAGTTATCAGTTATAGGGCTCAGTGAAGGGCTTATTACTTTTACTAG ACTTTTCTCTCCGGAGACAGCTTGTGAGGTTATAGAAGCAGAAGGACATTCCCATGTTTTCTATGAGCCTGAACCCGATATCTGGATGGTTATG GTTGTGGAGAAAAATAAGGAGACAGGGGCAATATGGAGGATTGATGCATTAAGGAGAGTTCTTAAGGAAGTGCACTCACTCTTTGTGATGTTTCACGGGTCAATTAGGGCATTAATCGAGAAAGAACCAACAGGAGAGCTTACCCGGTCACAGTTGTACCCGTTCTTCACAGATTATCTAAGCA CATTTCAAAAGCTGTCTCGCTCGGAATTCTGCTGCTGTG ATCTTTTTGTTGGGAAGAAACTTCAGCTACCAACTTTCCGTGAAACTTTGAGAGAGCGTGGAACTGTTCAGATGCTTACTTTAGCAAGGGACACTGCACTTGAAGTTCAG TCTCTTGTTCAAGTACTAGATTCATGTGCTGGGAGCTTAAGATGCCACTCTATGATCTTATTTCAAGATCTGTTGGTTTCAACAACTCTCTCAGCTGATGATACCGTCAACTTATTTACATTTGCTGTAATGAGGTTGACCTCAAAAGCTTTATCCTCTGATGCGAATTCTTGGTCTTATCTACGTAAGGGGCATGGTTCATCTGAAATCTCTAATAGATCCACTTTGGCACCCTTTGGCTCAATTGATTCCCTACCCTCAGGAAATGGTAATAACATGCATCATGTTATTAGGCCACTACAGAATGATAAGTGGAGAAAAGGGAAAGATGGTTTTCTAATAACCGATATTTGGGGTCTAGAGACTGGCGGTTCCCCTGATTCTGCCATCCCTACAATCTGGCTTCAGCAAACACAAGAAAGAGTGTATCTCCTTGCTTATCAGCATAAAAGTCTCACCTTACTTCTTCTTATGCCTACAAATGCCATTGTCAATGGAGATTTAAACGTCTCAGCCGTGAAACAGCAAGTTATTGAAGAT GCATCACTGAGAATATTGAAAATTGAAGAGAAGATTTCAAGAGGGTGGGGCGGTGAGAATACCTACCATATTAAGGGTTACCGTTATTTAGTAGTTGATAATGACATGGAGGTTTCCAGAGCTTCTCCTTCAGGAAAAGTAGCTACACTTGCAAAG GAGTCTCTACTTGCACTAAACAAGCTTAGAGAAGAAGTGGATTTAGAAAAAAGCCTTGCGAAAAGGCAGGAGAAAGACATGGAAATATGCATCAGAGCTAAGAACAACGCGTGGGTGATCGCCCGTGTGACCAGAGGCAAAGAGCTTTATATGGCTTTGGAGAAAGGCAGCGGCACtcttcttgaaaccacaaaCGCTGTTGGAAGATTCAGCAACAG GTTCTGCAGCGGAGCGTTCTTAATGGACTAA
- the LOC104740288 gene encoding uncharacterized protein LOC104740288, producing the protein MGRGSVALLFLVLFFLCFPFSSDSQKVNPSTSLLNQEQAHAEVTIKYITRGEDDKSIDIFQAAKGSHGVTGGRGGGRKTSPRKGNASMDHRPPLFFSAASVLFTGFIMFSLTSFDMSIRYCCTLTNVLT; encoded by the exons ATGGGAAGAGGATCTGTTGCATTGTTATTCCTTgtcctcttctttctctgcttCCCCTTCTCATCAGATTCCCAAAAAGTCAATCCATCGACGAGCTTACTcaaccaagaacaagcccatg CAGAAGTTACAATCAAATACATAACAAGAGGAGAAGATGACAAGAGCATCGACATCTTCCAGGCAGCGAAAGGAAGTCATGGAGTTACAGGTGGAAGAGGCGGAGGCCGGAAAACATCTCCAAGAAAAGGTAATGCCTCCATGGACCATCGGCCACCGTTGTTCTTCTCCGCTGCCTCCGTTCTATTTACTGGTTTCATAATGTTTTCATTAACTTCTTTCGACATGTCAATAAGATACTGTTGTACCTTAACAAATGTATTAACTTGA
- the LOC104740289 gene encoding vacuolar fusion protein CCZ1 homolog isoform X2 — protein sequence MVSVSSANESLRLCVFDLRRGQTEGQELDKILFFYPADLDLSTQLSVIGLSEGLITFTRLFSPETACEVIEAEGHSHVFYEPEPDIWMVMVVEKNKETGAIWRIDALRRVLKEVHSLFVMFHGSIRALIEKEPTGELTRSQLYPFFTDYLSNLFVGKKLQLPTFRETLRERGTVQMLTLARDTALEVQSLVQVLDSCAGSLRCHSMILFQDLLVSTTLSADDTVNLFTFAVMRLTSKALSSDANSWSYLRKGHGSSEISNRSTLAPFGSIDSLPSGNGNNMHHVIRPLQNDKWRKGKDGFLITDIWGLETGGSPDSAIPTIWLQQTQERVYLLAYQHKSLTLLLLMPTNAIVNGDLNVSAVKQQVIEDASLRILKIEEKISRGWGGENTYHIKGYRYLVVDNDMEVSRASPSGKVATLAKESLLALNKLREEVDLEKSLAKRQEKDMEICIRAKNNAWVIARVTRGKELYMALEKGSGTLLETTNAVGRFSNRFCSGAFLMD from the exons ATGGTGTCCGTGAGCTCTGCTAATGAAAGCCTTCGACTTTGCGTGTTTGATCTGAGGAGAGGTCAAACCGAAGGACAAGAGCTAGAcaagattttgttcttttatccTGCCGACTTAGACTTATCCACGCAGTTATCAGTTATAGGGCTCAGTGAAGGGCTTATTACTTTTACTAG ACTTTTCTCTCCGGAGACAGCTTGTGAGGTTATAGAAGCAGAAGGACATTCCCATGTTTTCTATGAGCCTGAACCCGATATCTGGATGGTTATG GTTGTGGAGAAAAATAAGGAGACAGGGGCAATATGGAGGATTGATGCATTAAGGAGAGTTCTTAAGGAAGTGCACTCACTCTTTGTGATGTTTCACGGGTCAATTAGGGCATTAATCGAGAAAGAACCAACAGGAGAGCTTACCCGGTCACAGTTGTACCCGTTCTTCACAGATTATCTAAGCA ATCTTTTTGTTGGGAAGAAACTTCAGCTACCAACTTTCCGTGAAACTTTGAGAGAGCGTGGAACTGTTCAGATGCTTACTTTAGCAAGGGACACTGCACTTGAAGTTCAG TCTCTTGTTCAAGTACTAGATTCATGTGCTGGGAGCTTAAGATGCCACTCTATGATCTTATTTCAAGATCTGTTGGTTTCAACAACTCTCTCAGCTGATGATACCGTCAACTTATTTACATTTGCTGTAATGAGGTTGACCTCAAAAGCTTTATCCTCTGATGCGAATTCTTGGTCTTATCTACGTAAGGGGCATGGTTCATCTGAAATCTCTAATAGATCCACTTTGGCACCCTTTGGCTCAATTGATTCCCTACCCTCAGGAAATGGTAATAACATGCATCATGTTATTAGGCCACTACAGAATGATAAGTGGAGAAAAGGGAAAGATGGTTTTCTAATAACCGATATTTGGGGTCTAGAGACTGGCGGTTCCCCTGATTCTGCCATCCCTACAATCTGGCTTCAGCAAACACAAGAAAGAGTGTATCTCCTTGCTTATCAGCATAAAAGTCTCACCTTACTTCTTCTTATGCCTACAAATGCCATTGTCAATGGAGATTTAAACGTCTCAGCCGTGAAACAGCAAGTTATTGAAGAT GCATCACTGAGAATATTGAAAATTGAAGAGAAGATTTCAAGAGGGTGGGGCGGTGAGAATACCTACCATATTAAGGGTTACCGTTATTTAGTAGTTGATAATGACATGGAGGTTTCCAGAGCTTCTCCTTCAGGAAAAGTAGCTACACTTGCAAAG GAGTCTCTACTTGCACTAAACAAGCTTAGAGAAGAAGTGGATTTAGAAAAAAGCCTTGCGAAAAGGCAGGAGAAAGACATGGAAATATGCATCAGAGCTAAGAACAACGCGTGGGTGATCGCCCGTGTGACCAGAGGCAAAGAGCTTTATATGGCTTTGGAGAAAGGCAGCGGCACtcttcttgaaaccacaaaCGCTGTTGGAAGATTCAGCAACAG GTTCTGCAGCGGAGCGTTCTTAATGGACTAA